The genomic DNA ACTACGGCTGCCACGATCGTCACCACGACCATGGCCACGATGCGCCAGGTGTTCTTGCTGTCGCCGCCGCCCATGGGCCGGGCCGTAACGACCACTGAGTCGTCCGCCAGGGGCACCAGGTCCAGGGCGCCCTCGGCCACCACCCGGCCGTTGATGCAGGCCACGATGTCGAAGCCCGCGGGCGCCAGGGGGTGCAGCTCGGCCATGTAGGCCCGCAGGGGCCTGCCCGGCTCGACCTCCACCAGCTCCGTGGAGCGCAGCGGGTCGAGCTGGTTGCGCACATAATGGATCTTCAAGCATTCCACGTGTAGTACCCCTTGATGCGTCCGGCCCAGAACTTGTCGCCGATATGCGACAGGATGGAGCCGGTCTTCTCCAGGCAGTGAATGAACAGGCCCTGGCCCACGTAGACCCCGAAGTGCTGCACGCTTCCGGGCGCGGCCGGGTCCAGGGCCATGCACACGGCGCAGCCCGGCTCCGGGCGCTCCACGCGCCGCCATTTGGCGGCCAGCTCGCGGGCCGCGGTCTCGCCGATGAGCTGCGTGGCAAAGGCCGACAGCGCATAGTCCGGCACCTCGTGGCCGAAACGCTGCATGGCCAGGCGGAACAGGCCCCAGCAGTCCAGGCCCTGGGCCGGGTCGCGGCCGCCGTCCACAAAGGGGATGCCGGCCAGGTCGCGCAGGTCAGGACGCAAGGTACACCCCCGGCGTGCCCACGCCCGGAAAGCCGCCGAAGCGCTCCGAGTTCTTCAGCGCGCGGCAGCGGCTCAGGGTCTTGTCGCAGCCGTCCGCCTCGCCCCGATAGCCGCAGCGCGCGTCC from Desulfocurvibacter africanus subsp. africanus DSM 2603 includes the following:
- a CDS encoding NlpC/P60 family protein, whose translation is MRPDLRDLAGIPFVDGGRDPAQGLDCWGLFRLAMQRFGHEVPDYALSAFATQLIGETAARELAAKWRRVERPEPGCAVCMALDPAAPGSVQHFGVYVGQGLFIHCLEKTGSILSHIGDKFWAGRIKGYYTWNA